Genomic window (Onychomys torridus chromosome 5, mOncTor1.1, whole genome shotgun sequence):
ctatttcttgtaccgtatcttcaacaccagagatcctctcttccatctcttgcattctgttggtgatacttgcctctgaagttcctgtttgtttactcagattttctatttccagcattccttctgctagtgtcttcttcattttttctatttccctcttcaggtcttggactgtctcccttgctttttcatgattttctttcaaggacttattgttttcttctgttttaattgtcctttcctctagtttttttttttttatagcattcttcccgttttttgtttgtctgttcctctactttgtttttgatttcttctatataaggctttagcctcttcatgatgttacttataaggttgttttcttcttcttccattccgtgatgttcaggtctagctgttggagaagggctaggttctggtgatgccatatttctctttattttgttgtatgtacttctgccttaatgtctgcccatctcctcttgtgttcgttcttggtcttatcagtgtacttggtccacacagagctgacagatttagggagcctctctctggtccagatggaagctctgggccaaatgggagcgctggtccagatgagagtgctggccggataggagctggggggctggactctgagtctcgggaagtccctggggtctccttattttgtccagatgggagctccttttgtccagatgggagttcctctggtctctggtccagatgggagttccagggcaggatggaagctggggttggtctctgattctcaggaagtggctggggtctctggcagatgggggtgggggcagggtgtggagactgaagggtctgcctgcagtcttggaaaaggggagccttcccacagggcccgccaattggccagaaactggggccaagttgggcagttcctcttgggatggcctgtgtccagtggtgggacccagggtcagtttcctctctgactataaccccaggcactcacctctggtcgtGTTTGCATATTCTTTAAGCAGCATTAGAAGTTGATGATGATCACAAATACAATCTAGGtgtgaataaataaacacagtatctttcctctccccattcccatgaccccttgaacagaaaaaaaaaattgaagtgtcTCTTCATGGCCCTCTTGGCCACAGTTGACCCTCTTATTTTAAACAGACTGCAGCTTAGTCTTCTGAACCCTTTGAACTTTAGCATATCCACTAAAAAAGTTCAGGAAAGAAAAGCTACTGATATTCCTGGAAGTCTCCAGGTAGTGAGTAACTGTCCTGTGAACGGACTGCACCCGGCTTGAAGATTCCTGGGAAGGGATTTCAGCAAACTGAAGGCCAGTGGGGAACTAACTATGCAGAAACAAACCCTGTCAACAAGCTCCTGGTTCCTTCATTAAAGCTTCCAGAGAATGCCACACATCACAGCTGATCCACTTGTGGCTACATGTCCATTTCTTACTTCCAGGAGAAAAGTACCAGTGGCAGAGTTCcagagaccttcctgcctctcacTTGAACTGCACTACAGTCAATCACAGAAAAGAGACCTCCCCAAACTTCCAACTGCAGAGTTCTGGTTTTGACAGCTGTCAAATTTGCTGTAGGTTTACTCCAGCTGGAGAATTTTGAAAACTTTTGGTGGTTTAAAAGAGAACGCCACCTATGGAGCCCTTGGTAAAAACCCCACCACTGTCGCATCCATAATTCGCCAGGGATAAGCCTTTCCCTGGAACTTTTCCTTCTTGACTCTAGCTGCCTGCCCCATTTTCTAGGTCCTGACGGCAGAAggttcttccctccctccctcccttccttttttccttttatagggGCATCTTAGCGACAGCAGCCTCACTCCTAAGCCAACACAAAGAATGAATTTCAGTATTAGTTGTATTGTGCCAATTAATTTAGTGATATATTAATTGTGTGAATTACGGTTTATGTTTTCCAAACTTATCACGCCTTGAAACTCACACCGCTTTacatatatttaaacttttttttttttttttaagatttacttatttattgtgtatagtggtctgcctgtatgtctgcctgcaggccagaagagggcacccgatctcattacggatggttgtgagccactatgtggttgctgggaattgaactcaggtcctctggaagagcagtcagtgctcttaactgctgagccatctctccagctcctaaactAAATTTTTAAAGTGGTTTTCAAGGACAAATCATAAAACTTACCATCTTAACCACCTTTAAGTGTGTCAGAGAATGCTGCTGCTGTCGTCCCCTCAGGGGGCAACTTGTTGGGTCTCCGTTATCTCCCTAACTACAAACCATTAAAATACCCAAAAGGTCTTCGCCACACATTATCCCTGGATACTAAAGAGGCACATGGCTTGAactcataattattttaaaatcagacacagtttctctttctcttccagcaACGAGAGACACTGCAAATGTTACAAAAACTGCAGCTCGCATGTGTGAGGTTGCAGGCAGTGAACACAGACTAGGATCCTCACCATGCCATGGGGCAGAGACTTCTAAGTCTTGCCAGCTTTCTGGACCTGGAATTTCTGGCTGGAAGGATGAATATAATTATTGCAAGGATTTGCATGAAATAGGCTTAACATGGCGCCAAAGACAGAAAAGGTGCTGAGCAAACCCGAGCTGTGACTACCAACTTAAGAGCGATCTAGCCATCAGGCATCGGAGTAGTCAAGCGGCATTGCTCCACCTTCCTGGCGCAAGGAAGGGGCAGGACCACCCGAAGCCCCGCCCCTATAAGCGGCGTTCAGTTGTCTGGGCAACGCGCCGCAGGGTCGCAGCGGAGTGACGCGGGGCGTCCTACTGAAGGCTCACTGAGCACGCTGAGTTGAGAGATGGCTGAGGAGGAGTCGGAGAGCACGGCCACAGACTCCCAGACCGAGGAGAGTAGCGAGCTTCCTGTCATCCAACTGTGCGGGCTGGTGGAGGAGCTCAGGTACTGGCACCGTGGGCCTCTTCGGCCTCAGCTGCAGCCTGCAGACCACCCAGGCCTATGCCGGGCCCCGCGGGGACACAGCCCACTGCGGTGGAGAAGGAACTTCTTTGCCTGGTTATACTTGCTACTTGCCTGCTCCTGAGCTGACAAGCCACTGATGGAGCCAGGACAAGGTAGAGGGACAAGGGAGTCAGGTGACTTGCAAAGACCAGAGAGGATTTGCTGAAGCTAGAGCTTTGGCTTGGTGTCTCCCTGGTGTCGGGCAGTCACTCTCCCGGGCCACTCTACGTGGTGGCCTTCTAAGCCCTTTTCCAAAGTTAGTATGATAAAATTAAGATGGCAGCTGGGTGGAAACGAAGGTATTGAAATCACCTAATTCTGGCTTCATGGGCTGAATGAGGGTTTAAGGATAGAGACGGTGAGGAAGGATTGGCCCAGTGCTCTGTATTTTCCACAACCTGTTTTCTACCTACTACAGCAAGTTAACTGGATGCAAAGATTCCATGATGTAGTTGAGGTTCCGTGTACGATGTATTGATATTAGACAGTATCCTGTTTCTGGCAGCCCAAATAGGTGTTGCTTCTATCCATCTATAAAGAGTTTACACCAGAACGGAGAGATGATTACTAGTAGCTACCATTTTGAGTGTCTGTCTATGCCACAGCCTTATATATGATACAGCAATCCTTTATGAAGTCTCCTTCCCTAAGGTCTTGAAGCAGAGATTCAGACTCAGGGTCCTGTGGAAGGCTCCACTGATAATAGGTGCTGAAAAGGCAGGATGTCTtgattttcctctcttttccattAGGCTTCTGTGCTGATTTCAAATTCAGGAGTTAGTTTAACAGTACACCTAGGCCTCAAGGCCACCGTCTCTTCTGCATGTGAATTTGTTTATGTACATACAGAtagaaaaggaaggttttaggaCTGGGGATGTCGCTCAGTGGGAAGCCCTATTGGTTCAATCCCTGTACTACCCACACACACAGCTTAAAGttgggcatagtggctcacactttagtcccagcaccagcgaggcaggtggattcctgtgaattcaaggtcaggctggtctacactgcacaagttccaggctagccagggctacacagtgatgcTTTGTATCTGAGCTTCTTGTCTATTGTTGTGACAacacactatgaccaaggcaactaataaaaggaagcatttaatttaggGACTCATGGTTCCAGGGGgggttagagttcatgaccatcatagTGGGGGGGGGCATGGAAGCAGGTGGCACAATATCCGAGAGACCCactactgtagttggagagcttctctccaggtgccaccaagcccctgtggccCCGCAAGCCACATATAGaataatcatatggacacttacattttttaaactgcgtggccattagctcaggcctaccattgtctagctcttactcttatatttagcccatttctattaatctatactttgccacgtggctcgtggcttaccagtaccttacatcttgtcatggcggtggctggcagcatctctcctgttcccagcattctcctcttccttgtcccacctaccctatccttcctgcctggctactggccaatcagcactttatttattttaaccaatcggagcaacacatttgacatacagaccatcccacagcacactacTCTAGTAGTCCTCCACGGCTGGAAGCTGACCTCATGCCACGGCACTGTTTGACACTGCCCTTAAAGGAAGATGATGTCAGTATACCCATTATAGGTGAAGAAAGAAAGGCACCAAGAAGCTGCATGTCTTACAGAAGGCCATGTGTGGCTGATAACGGACTAACTACTGATTAGCTGGGGTGCTATTCATGGAATTCACTTAGGTACTCTATATCTTGCAGCTATGGAAACTCTGCTctcagaacagaaacagagatgtTTGAGAAATATTACTTTAGACTGGAACCTAGGGATTACCGAACGCCACGGTTATCAGAATTGAAAATATCAGCAGCCGAATTCTCCCAGGTACACAATGAAAGGTGGAAACGACTTCATCCTGTTTGCCTCCATAAATGCAGCTTGAGTGGGCGTCCCGGCCTTCGGTGTGCCTCCTCAGGCCAAGTGGCCATAGGGCTTTCCCCCTGTTCTCATTATTCCTTCCCTTCTCGTTCCTTTCAAGTGAGGGAGTCTCATTCACCTTGTAGTTGACTCTTCCAGAATACCTTAGTTTACGTGGAAGAATTCCTTGAAGGCTGGTATGGaagcgcaagcctgtaatcccagcgcttgaggGGCCGAGGAAGGAAGAGTTttaggtcagcctaggctacccagtctcaaaacaaacaaaacccaagggcTAGGAACCTAGCTtgggggtagagtgcttgcctaatagACATGGgtccctgggttcaaaccctTTCACTGAAATAAGAAGTTTCCTTAAATGGGGAACTCAGTTTACAAGGTCTATCCAAACCAGGCatggttgcacacgcctttaatcctagaacccaggaagtagagagagcaaagctctgtgagttttatgtagccaacctggtctatatcgTGAGTTCCAGAtgagccagggatacacagagagactctgtctcagaacaacCACAAACAAGATCTGTCCAGCCACATAAATGAGGGAAGTGACTGTCTGCCAGATTTATCTCAAAGGGCCAATCGATGTAGGTTTATTCTTTGAGGATGAAACGAACTTTCTTTGAAATTCACACCTTCCCTGAACCACCTTCTATGATCATTGCCTTTAAGGGCCTAGAAAATTCatgatttttgtctgttttgctaAACCCAGTGCTCCAGATACATCGCTCTTCTGTGTTTGTATAGAAGCACTGAGCTCCAGGCCTTCCCTGGCCGATAGCTGGGGTGGTTCTAAAATGCTTCCCCTGGGGAGATGTGAGTTGTAACTATCCCTTCCTTCTAAGGTCCCAACACAAACCAAAGAACAAATCCACCACAGTTCACCCTGGGGGAACCggtgagtttattgggcttatttACAGTGCTCGCTGGTGACCCCAAGGCAGCTGCCCTGCCAAGCCTTCACCCAGTATGCATGGTGGCTCCCCATAGCTGCATAGGGAAGCTTCTCTGTGTCCTTCTCCCCGGTCCTCCACAGCCTCCACACTCTTGCCCCTTCTAGAGACCTTATGCAATCAGGGCATAATTGCCTAGGAGGAGTGGCCAGCAACTCGGGTGAGGGTCCAGCGACCCTCCCTGTTCCTTCTATGAGGGAATGTCAACAGTCCTCAGGCATGATTGTGATGGACTCTCCAAAGTACATGCGGCTGATCTCTTGGAGACAGCAACAGTGTGGCTCAGAGGATAGTGCGTTACAATACTGGCCCACACATTTCTATCCTCGGGATACTCTGATATATTTCAACTCATTGTCAAACATAAGCCTTGTGGTATTTAGTACAAGGCCTTGGGATGACTTGGGAAATGTTGTTGCAGCCCTAATGTCCAACATCCTTTTACCATATCTCTGGCTCCATCCAGAGCACCTTCTTGTAGGTCCCAGGGTTCATTTTGATAACTACCTAGGGCTGCTTTATCATCAATTCTTCTCTGACCCTGACTTGGTTTTGCTTGGGTTACAGTTTCGAAGTAGGCGTAAATCCAAGGCTCGCTTAGGTGACCGTGCAGGCCTCACTGTAGACCAGAAGCTTGAGCTTGTACAAAAGGAGCTGGAAGACACGAGAGAGGAAATACGGCACATGCGGGCTAATGCAGAACGGGACCTGCAGTACCATGAGGTACCCCCTTTCCCTGGGCTGCACCTCTCCACCTGCACATCTTGCTGATCCTTGAGAAGAAACCCAAGCAGAATGAGACAAATGAAGGACTTACCTCTACAGAACttaccagtctctctctctctctctctctctctctctctctctctctctctctctctctctgtgtcacaatctttaaactttttttcaatATAAAGTATCAAAAATACTCCAGCATAGAGAACTATCATCACCAACAACACCAAGATATGACTCCCATTGGCATAAAACCACTCTCGTTCCCCGTTCTTCACTGGGATGCTAGGAAGTGAACTCTGGGCATATTATCTACTGTAAGTATTTTGTCATCTGTCTCTAAAATAtggccctttttttttaaagcatagccttgggctagagagatggctcagcggttaagagcacttgtttcttttgcagaggaccaggattcaattcccagcaccacatggtagctcataactgtctataactccagcccctggatatctgatgccctcttctgaccgttgaaggtaccaggcacatatgtggtctacatacatacatgcaggcaaagcactcatatacttgaaaacaataaaataaaaataaataaatcttcaaaaaaatctATAACCACAATGACTATGCAGGCCCTCATTTTTGCAATAATTCTTTAATAACACAAGGAGTTTAAGGTTTAAGTGAGTGAATTAGGTGCAAATGCCCAAGTCAGCCttcatgtaccacatgcatagTCATGGACATGATTTCTGAACTCCAGCAAAGCCTCTCCCATTAAGTCCAATAAAAATCAGCCCCCCAGTGAATAAACAATcctatttatttggttttccaTGGGATAAAATTATTAGCTTGCCTTTGACAGCCAGGAGGATCAAAATAAATACTCCTTAGCACAGGACTTGGTATGTCCTTGAAGAAGGATGTCCTTTGTTTCAGGAATGGCCAAGAAGGTGCACCACAGGTGAGGTGAAAGTCACAAGGAGGTGATGTAGGTATGAGCTTGGCAAACTCATATCAAGGTTTGGGAATCAGGTAGAGTAGGGTAATGAGGCCTGAGAACTAGGCAGAGGGTTTATCAAACCTTCCATGTCTTAGAAAGCTGGATCTCACTGAAGAAATTGAACAGGAAAAGAACATGTTAAAAGCAGGGTGTAAGGGGACTGATGCCCCAACATGGGAAGACTAGAGTCTGGGGAGACCACTGAAGATGTGATTTCCTGTTAGCAAACCAGGAAAGACTCAAGTGGAATAACTTACTGTGTGGTTAGATATCATCCCACACTATCctctaaaggtgtgtgtgtgtgtgtgtgtgtgtgtgtgtgtgtgtgtattcaatgTAGTCCATATTTGTtagagaatatttttttaatatttattcttattttgtaaGTTTGAGTGTTTGTcagcatgtatatctgtgcattccatgcatgtctggtgcccacaaaggccagaagagggtgtcaggtctcctggaggtggagttacagcaAGTTGTAAGCCaacacgtgggtgctgggaacatgACAAGGGTCCCTGCAGGAGCAGCCGGCTCCTGACTactctgccatctctccagccttttataGAACATGTTAAAAATACAAGGAAGCTAAAGGAACATTTGAAAACGTGGTGCTGCCATCTCAGCAGAAGTAATTACTATTCACACTTGGATTTGCCTCCTAGAGTTCAGATAAATTTCTCTATACATATTAATTTCCTTTTAAGAGGTATCAGATTCTCTCATGAAGTATACCTTTTGCTTAACACTGTCTTTCTATGTCATTAAACAGTTCTCTTCCTTATCTGCAGAGGACATGCTCCAAGTTGTCCTGTGGATTTCCAAAACGTTGGATAATAACAAACTCTATACTCTATTTTCCTCTACATACGTGTAAAAAAGTTTAGCTTATACATTGAACATAGCACAAGATTAACAATAACTAATATAGAATAGAACAATTTTAACAATAAACCTTAATAAATTGCCAGCATCATTTATTTTGCATCTTGGGGCCTTTATTAGGTAAAACAAGGGTTGCTTGAACCCAGACACTGAAATCTGCCAGCTGCCCACAGTCAATGGATATCCCAAGTGACTACTAATTGACTAATGGGAGGGTAGCATATATAACAGGATAAAAGATGACTTTGTGTCCCAGGTGAGACAGAATGGAAATTTTATCATGCCATTTAGGATGATGCACAAATTAAAACCTGAATTAGTTATTTcttgcattttctgtttaatATCTTCAAATAGCTATTCTGCAGACACTGAAAATGCAGATAAAGAAGGACTtctgtgcatatatattcatttgtaGTATCTTTTCTTcaagttacacacacatataagaatACTTTATCACCTCACTGGCTAATTCATCATCTCTCTAGATTTAACTGTGACTCATGCTTTGTGGTTTATTAGCTGGAATCTTGGTGGTActgtgttattttgagacagagtctcactttgtagcccaggctagacccaAACTCTTGGAGGTCCTCTTGCCTCCTCCCCTCAAGTGCTTGGATCACAGACAGATTTTCCATGTCTTTTATGTGGCTTGACCTTTAATGGATAGGTAATACTGCAAATATGGGAACTGTGACAGAGACTGTTGATCTTGTTTTTTGTTGGCTTGCCAGATTCTGTGGATGCTTTAACTTTCAAGGCATGTTAAAAATAGTAGTTGTCATATAATCGGCTTTGTACTTAAAGATATCTTTCTAAGCCCCAGAAGAAGCACCTGCActgagccagaggcagtggagaCTTAGGCATCCTTATGGGGTGCTGTTGGGATTTTTTGGAAACCCTTCTCTCTTGGCCGGCCCTTCCAGGCTATCATCGAGGAAGTTGACACTCGATGGACTGAAGTTCAGAGAGCAGTGCACGACTTTGAAAAAGATATTCTGAAAACCATCTCCAAGAAGAAAGGGAGCATTCTGGCCACTCAGAAAGTGATGAAGTACATCGAGGACATGAACCGCCGGAGGGTGAGTTGCTGGCAGAGCTTGGAATTAAAGAatcaattctttgtttgttttggtttttcaagaggtttctctgtgtaccagtcctggctgtcttggaactcactctgtagcccaggctggccttgaactcatcgagatccacctgcctctgcctcccaagtgctcggattaaagatTGCGCATACCTTCAATCCCAATACTCATGATCTACATAGCGAATTCCAAGACATCCAGGACTATGtggagagaccctacctcaaaaaaaaaaaaaaccaaaaaaaaaacaatataataaagAATCAGTTCTTGGGGCAGTGACACAGAAATGATCCACGTGCTGCAGCCTCTGCTGTGATGACCCACTGCCAGTGTTACTCTGCTTCCCTGACAAGACAGCATTGTCCGGGGGTTAGTACACCACTCTAGAGATGGTTTCAGGGAACAGCATCTGCTTAATCCCACGTGGGCAGCCACTTATATAGCAGAAGCCTATCGACTGATTGGGTAGCACATTACCTTGGATTGGATCGTGAGCGCTCTAACCATCAGTGTTTCTATGCCAACTAAGACTCATCCACAGGCCAGCTGCCGGCGACTCAGGTTacttcagaattcagtgttctgactTCAGGAGCATGGTATGCCATGCTTCTTGTTTAGAAGAGCTGTGTGccaggtaggctggctggccagttatGCCCGCATTTTCTCCTGCACTCCACCAAGATATGTCTTTAAtctccaagtgtgtgtgtatatttaaatttaaaaaattgtatgtatgggtcttctcttttgtttgtttgtttgtcttgcctaggtatgtttgtgtgtaccacgtgcatgGCCTGGTGCTTGTGTAAGCaaaaagagggtatcagagctCCTGAAACCGAAATCATGAATGGTTGTGAgtctccatatgggtgctgggaatcaaacccgggtcctctagaggagcagctGGTACTCTTAATACAgagtcatcactccagcccccacccccaaagcgtgcattttacatatatatatatacatatatatatctccccctcccccaggagctgaggactgaacccagggccttgtgcttgctaggcaagcactctaccactgagctaaatccccagcccctacatatatttttactgaagcaaaagcaaaaaggaaacacCAGCCAAGCAGGCAGGATGAGTATTTGTAGTCTATCGTATTGTTTCCTCTGGTTTGTTATCTGTTTTGAGagctgtgtgtgtttccttgagAAAGGTGTGAACTGGTCGTTTTCTCCATAGGCTGAGACAGGTTGCTTGTAGGCGCTTTTCATCTCACTGacaggagaaaggagggggagttgggggaggagagtaTGCTTTCAACATACTCAGTGCAGAGGTTTCATAGCAGGTTTAGCTTCGGTCCCTGGGGTCAGTTGAGCAGGGTTCTTAATCCTAACACGCTATGAATGGTAAACATTTGCAGCCTACCATGAACAAAAGACCAAAGAGTCCCTAGAGTGTATTATCAGTAAAGTCCGCTGCAGTAGCACCACACCCAAATAATGCCAAGTGCAGAAGCACTGGAACCCTGGCATGGAGCCAACCCAGTTTCCTCTGCATCTTGGCTTCTGGTGAAATGGCCTCTCAGCACCTGTTAGGGCAAAACTAACAGGGCTGAAAAGAAATGACTGAATGCTAGAGCTCAAGGTCTGGTTTGTAGCCCAGATTTATTATTCAGAGCAACAGGGGTAAAGATGAGTAATTgagctcaaagctacacagagaaaccctgtctcaaaaaatcaaaaaaaaaaaaaaaaaagagtaattgatgaaaatatgcttttttttaG
Coding sequences:
- the Ccdc113 gene encoding coiled-coil domain-containing protein 113 isoform X2 produces the protein MAEEESESTATDSQTEESSELPVIQLCGLVEELSYGNSALRTETEMFEKYYFRLEPRDYRTPRLSELKISAAEFSQFRSRRKSKARLGDRAGLTVDQKLELVQKELEDTREEIRHMRANAERDLQYHEAIIEEVDTRWTEVQRAVHDFEKDILKTISKKKGSILATQKVMKYIEDMNRRRDNMKDKLCLKNVSLKVQKKKMLLQLRQKEEVGEALRDVDFQQLKIENAQFLETIEARNQELIQLKLASGNTLQVLNTYKDRAKAHALNSKLRKQLAEFRAPQVMMYVKEKILNGELEKTIKMWERKVEIAEMSLKGYRKAWNKMKTSDEQPQTVGSPGK
- the Ccdc113 gene encoding coiled-coil domain-containing protein 113 isoform X3, which codes for MAEEESESTATDSQTEESSELPVIQLCGLVEELSYGNSALRTETEMFEKYYFRLEPRDYRTPRLSELKISAAEFSQFRSRRKSKARLGDRAGLTVDQKLELVQKELEDTREEIRHMRANAERDLQYHEAIIEEVDTRWTEVQRAVHDFEKDILKTISKKKGSILATQKVMKYIEDMNRRRDNMKDKLCLKNVSLKVQKKKMLLQLRQNKLHRAMDIYNNLDKEILQRNELLGKIEKETIQAEEDRAKAHALNSKLRKQLAEFRAPQVMMYVKEKILNGELEKTIKMWERKVEIAEMSLKGYRKAWNKMKTSDEQPQTVGSPGK